A single Tachypleus tridentatus isolate NWPU-2018 chromosome 9, ASM421037v1, whole genome shotgun sequence DNA region contains:
- the LOC143224887 gene encoding basic phospholipase A2 2-like, which yields MRGRFKLLFGLGVVTLLVADSLQLFSTVLDFTDSPDAAPLSTMNEIVKNEQVNTGCINGERKENLELGSSKKLSRRKVRAARARRSVLQLANVLQCVTGCNPLTYRGYGCYCGYMGRGEPVDEIDRCCLEHDKCYAYSACPQLLIYFVSYQFQCVGPGYARCRDDSYFMAHECAAQLCECDRNFAHCVSKYSCPLHRATCMSFSSTLTVTFHKLVLGSE from the exons ATGCGGGGGCGCTTCAAACTACTTTTCGGTCTGGGAGTTGTGACGCTACTAG TGGCTGATAGTCTACAGTTATTTTCTACTGTTCTGGATTTCACGGATTCCCCAGACGCTGCTCCGCTCTCAACAATGAATGAAATAGTTAAAAACGAACAAGTAAACACTGGTTGTATTAATGGAGAACGTAAGGAGAATTTGGAACTCGGAAGTTCAAAAAAACTCTCTAGAAGAAAGGTACGAGCAGCTCGTGCCCGACGAAGTGTCTTGCAACTGGCTAATGTGTTACAATGTGTCACGGGCTGTAATCCTTTAACTTACAGAGGATACGGTTGTTACTGTGGTTACATGGGAAGAGGAGAACCAGTGGACGAAATTGACAG GTGTTGTTTGGAACATGATAAGTGCTACGCCTATTCCGCTTGCCCTCAACTTTTGATCTACTTTGTTTCTTACCAATTTCAATGCGTTGGCCCTGGTTACGCTCGTTGTA GAGATGACAGCTACTTTATGGCCCATGAATGTGCTGCCCAACTTTGTGAATGTGACAGAAATTTTGCTCATTGCGTCAGTAAATATTCGTGTCCCTTACATCGTGCAACATGTATGTCTTTCTCATCAACACTGACAGTTACGTTCCATAAGCTGGTTCTAGGTTCTGAGTAG